A portion of the Bulleidia sp. zg-1006 genome contains these proteins:
- a CDS encoding toprim domain-containing protein — MMAKEKVYKFTPSRMQLIREKLDFVEVAQRFYQLTPITRGYSESKKNYTIPKHDSVIIFSRTNSFYRYSTQEGGDIVKFLQVMPEIKMSFKKAFNYCFEQVAHLEEQTMDDVEEQRQYHSQENIEKKYEEMKVEVFLPITNLLKIIREESENNPKLQHLYETEKAITWEHIYKEYGKDKTKFQYPKKYNEIYKHLKQIVLKNLETKQFQNTHKNAIAYLIKERKINADLVFDLLAKGFIHQSNRTVTLEDGITYQNRYVSFTNLDKKGNIDSIMSRICSSNSQATIQKYESPYNAGNGWLLDKHLNSINKKDGYHGISSEEKPLIIFEAVIDMLSFMSYMKERNQMDKYAYLALGGLKKKVLENILQDNEAKYTSLVLAVDNDDKGDLFAEKMMEKYEGKYPIKRIKSQYKDWNEDRQKGVIFMQQVKDKKKTKEIEEIER; from the coding sequence ATGATGGCTAAAGAAAAAGTGTATAAATTTACCCCCAGTCGAATGCAATTAATAAGGGAAAAACTTGACTTTGTAGAAGTAGCACAGCGTTTTTATCAATTAACACCAATTACAAGGGGATATTCAGAATCGAAAAAAAATTACACAATACCAAAACATGATAGTGTCATTATTTTCTCAAGAACAAATTCTTTTTATCGATATTCAACGCAAGAGGGTGGAGATATTGTCAAATTTTTACAAGTCATGCCAGAAATCAAAATGTCATTTAAAAAAGCATTTAATTATTGCTTTGAACAAGTAGCTCATTTAGAAGAACAGACAATGGATGATGTAGAAGAACAAAGGCAATATCATTCACAAGAAAACATAGAGAAAAAATATGAGGAAATGAAAGTTGAAGTTTTTTTGCCAATTACCAACTTGTTGAAAATTATTCGTGAAGAATCAGAAAACAATCCAAAATTACAGCACCTATATGAAACAGAAAAAGCAATAACGTGGGAACATATTTATAAAGAGTATGGAAAGGATAAAACTAAATTTCAATATCCAAAAAAATACAATGAAATATATAAACATTTAAAACAAATTGTTTTAAAAAATTTAGAAACCAAACAATTCCAAAATACTCATAAAAATGCGATTGCTTATTTAATTAAAGAAAGAAAGATTAATGCGGATTTAGTATTTGACTTATTGGCTAAAGGATTTATCCATCAAAGTAACCGAACAGTTACATTAGAAGATGGAATCACCTATCAAAATAGATATGTTTCCTTCACTAATTTAGATAAAAAGGGAAATATTGATTCTATTATGAGCCGTATTTGTTCTTCTAATTCTCAAGCCACTATTCAAAAATATGAAAGCCCCTATAACGCTGGAAACGGATGGTTATTAGATAAACATCTAAATTCAATTAATAAAAAAGATGGCTATCACGGTATTTCAAGTGAAGAAAAACCATTAATCATATTTGAAGCTGTAATTGATATGTTATCCTTCATGTCCTACATGAAAGAAAGAAATCAGATGGATAAATATGCGTATTTAGCCTTAGGTGGTTTAAAGAAAAAGGTGTTGGAAAACATTCTACAAGACAACGAGGCAAAATACACAAGTCTTGTTTTAGCAGTTGATAATGATGATAAAGGCGATTTATTTGCTGAAAAAATGATGGAGAAATACGAGGGAAAATATCCAATCAAACGAATTAAAAGTCAATATAAAGATTGGAACGAAGACAGGCAAAAAGGAGTTATCTTTATGCAACAAGTAAAGGATAAAAAGAAAACGAAAGAGATTGAAGAAATCGAACGATAA
- a CDS encoding SpaA isopeptide-forming pilin-related protein, whose product MKNKFKKLFSLIFATMMMITTMWTVKTTVQAATVSDGGYSGYWFHSKNGGLANGMKLVPQRLHFYNGIPAYCVEPKKMIKLGADVYNTSSLKDYEALSASTKQKISEISYFGYGYSGRKDPIHYIATQALIWETISSEYQKLEVHYLPNNPQYGHLSNANKVTDKVKTIKAAILKDVNRYEATLKAPNFQIYDENGKKVGKSGANASYNQGIVGKTYKVVDQNGILSTKKVVTNTFSNAKVKGNQVMISLTEKDLNVNREMKFLPNKSLVKIGKRPIILYGSAQNVIVRGDLPDPEGGSITMKAIGRTAKIQKLTEGKLALAGAKLALYEDVNKNGKYDVGEPKVKEFTTTEKATAIEGLVPGKKYVLHELKAAKGYVSADDISFTVKDKDVTVNMVDKAMDVVVKKVTDKGDKVADVTLTILNEDGSVATDKDGNKAIYKTKADTDWNVSKYLEEGKKYILRETEVVAGVHMAKDVMFTAPKKGDKTLSVTVTMVDKEIDVIVKKVTEKGDRVADVTLTILNEDGSVAMDKDGNKAIYKTKADTDWQAGKYLQEGKKYILRETEVVAGVYKAKDVMFTAPKAGDKTMNVTVTMVDKTMKVLVDKVDNHGKPVSGAVLQVLDEHKKVVTEFKTEGKAMDISKYLEDGKKYTLHEKEAPFGYETMKDVEFEAKGTQEQPQVIKAVDGRKKYYVAVEKVDAQNPNKKLKGAEITLFTKDGKIAKDVNGKDCVALTDEKGMVVFEVEYNEDMGGYYAKETKAPLGYRINSKHHKVVLSEDYNFAKENPVKIVVNDEALPIIKKTVHTGDSTSLTVWLVGLLIGLAGISIVIYKKKSQ is encoded by the coding sequence ATGAAAAATAAATTTAAAAAACTATTCAGTTTAATTTTTGCGACCATGATGATGATTACAACCATGTGGACAGTCAAGACCACCGTACAAGCCGCTACGGTATCAGATGGCGGCTATTCAGGATATTGGTTTCATTCTAAAAATGGAGGCTTGGCTAATGGAATGAAGCTGGTACCTCAACGACTTCATTTCTATAATGGGATACCAGCTTATTGTGTAGAACCAAAGAAAATGATTAAGCTGGGTGCTGATGTGTATAACACTTCCAGTTTAAAAGATTATGAAGCCTTATCCGCATCAACTAAACAGAAAATTTCAGAAATCTCTTACTTTGGCTATGGTTATTCAGGAAGAAAAGATCCAATTCATTATATTGCAACACAAGCTTTGATTTGGGAAACAATATCTTCAGAGTATCAGAAGTTAGAGGTTCATTATTTACCAAATAATCCGCAATATGGTCATTTATCGAACGCAAATAAAGTAACGGATAAAGTTAAAACGATTAAAGCAGCCATTTTAAAGGATGTAAATCGTTATGAAGCTACTTTAAAAGCCCCTAATTTCCAAATCTATGATGAAAATGGAAAAAAGGTTGGTAAGTCTGGAGCGAATGCATCTTATAATCAAGGTATTGTTGGTAAGACTTATAAGGTAGTGGATCAGAATGGTATTTTATCCACTAAAAAAGTAGTTACTAATACTTTTTCTAATGCGAAAGTCAAAGGAAATCAAGTCATGATTTCTTTAACGGAGAAAGATTTAAATGTAAATCGAGAAATGAAATTTCTTCCAAATAAATCATTAGTTAAAATAGGTAAAAGACCTATCATCCTATATGGTTCTGCTCAAAACGTCATTGTGAGAGGAGACTTACCTGACCCTGAAGGTGGAAGTATCACGATGAAAGCCATTGGACGTACAGCTAAAATCCAAAAACTCACAGAAGGAAAGCTTGCTTTAGCTGGAGCTAAATTAGCTTTGTATGAAGATGTAAACAAGAATGGAAAGTATGATGTCGGAGAACCAAAGGTCAAAGAGTTTACGACCACAGAAAAAGCCACTGCAATTGAAGGCTTAGTACCGGGTAAAAAGTATGTTTTACATGAATTAAAAGCTGCTAAGGGATATGTATCCGCTGATGATATATCTTTTACGGTTAAGGACAAAGATGTGACAGTAAACATGGTAGATAAAGCCATGGATGTCGTCGTTAAAAAGGTAACGGATAAGGGCGATAAAGTCGCTGATGTAACCTTAACTATCTTAAATGAAGATGGCTCTGTCGCAACGGATAAAGATGGAAATAAAGCTATCTATAAGACCAAAGCTGATACAGATTGGAATGTTTCTAAATACCTGGAAGAAGGAAAGAAATATATTCTAAGAGAAACAGAAGTGGTTGCCGGTGTTCATATGGCAAAAGATGTGATGTTTACAGCTCCTAAAAAGGGAGATAAGACTTTGAGTGTTACGGTAACTATGGTCGATAAAGAAATAGATGTCATCGTTAAAAAGGTAACAGAAAAGGGAGATCGTGTCGCTGATGTAACCTTAACTATCTTGAATGAAGATGGTTCAGTCGCAATGGATAAAGATGGAAATAAAGCTATCTATAAGACCAAAGCTGATACAGATTGGCAAGCCGGTAAGTATCTACAAGAAGGTAAAAAGTACATCCTAAGAGAAACAGAAGTGGTAGCCGGTGTTTATAAGGCTAAAGATGTGATGTTTACAGCTCCTAAAGCCGGTGATAAGACGATGAATGTTACAGTCACCATGGTGGATAAAACCATGAAGGTATTGGTCGATAAGGTGGACAACCATGGAAAACCAGTCTCTGGAGCTGTTCTTCAAGTTTTAGATGAGCACAAAAAAGTCGTGACGGAATTTAAGACAGAAGGAAAGGCAATGGATATTTCTAAATACCTAGAAGATGGAAAGAAATATACACTTCATGAAAAAGAAGCTCCATTTGGTTATGAAACCATGAAAGATGTAGAGTTCGAAGCGAAAGGAACACAAGAACAGCCACAAGTGATTAAGGCTGTTGATGGACGAAAGAAGTATTATGTGGCGGTGGAGAAAGTAGATGCTCAAAATCCAAACAAAAAGCTAAAAGGAGCTGAAATTACTTTATTCACGAAAGATGGCAAGATTGCTAAAGATGTGAATGGTAAAGATTGTGTCGCCTTAACAGATGAAAAAGGAATGGTTGTTTTTGAGGTTGAGTATAACGAGGATATGGGTGGCTATTACGCTAAAGAAACCAAAGCACCTCTAGGCTACCGTATCAATTCCAAACATCATAAAGTTGTCTTATCCGAAGATTACAATTTTGCAAAAGAAAATCCAGTCAAGATTGTAGTGAATGATGAAGCCTTGCCTATCATTAAAAAGACAGTACATACTGGGGATTCAACCAGTTTAACAGTATGGTTAGTTGGCTTATTGATTGGCTTAGCAGGTATTTCTATCGTTATTTATAAGAAAAAAAGCCAATAA
- a CDS encoding relaxase/mobilization nuclease domain-containing protein, which yields MATLKIKHLHGNVQSTIDYILNPDKVEDFLTSTTSTIDTSIVGLQWRSKQSNLKKNKITGFHMIMSFPPDTVSPEECYEAAEEYMKQAFNGEYDHCIAVHTDKTHIHAHIVVNSISNITGKTLRMNYKKDLPKLKEISDRVCEQMGLPFLEETKDYEAKHYYSWLNNRLSDREILMKTIDAILPRISNVEDLFNYLQAVGYDVKGDIKGKNDLAFTIHQKLFRKVDENTFAFRVPYTKSIVTVDRNDVVISTTKKGIQIAEFSIKDPNKVIQLEDENGTRKISFDYLKGLVEDKTQKNNRQISVKLPKGKRYLRLNRLKDENYSLEGLKKRITNKKTDVEILNRIKEYQNGEQKVQDDITKAFLKDNKISFRYSESEYANMTGYQKYALYMQENLQRRFNRISLIYQSPDLEKKLKELSIEEEQIKKDFSKISKELNHVDAILKRMMKDVAIGMLEMNQEEMAIWAKTHREPLVQQKRTITDKLGEIKKGCKEIEKKLQEVYGKTTLEKKKEELDI from the coding sequence GTGGCAACACTAAAAATCAAACATTTACATGGTAATGTTCAAAGTACGATTGATTACATCCTAAACCCAGATAAAGTTGAAGATTTTTTGACATCAACAACATCCACCATAGATACGTCTATTGTTGGCTTACAATGGCGAAGTAAACAATCAAATTTGAAGAAAAACAAAATAACAGGATTTCATATGATTATGAGTTTTCCACCTGACACTGTTTCGCCCGAGGAGTGTTATGAAGCTGCCGAGGAATATATGAAACAAGCTTTTAATGGTGAATATGACCATTGTATCGCTGTTCATACCGACAAAACCCACATTCATGCTCATATTGTTGTTAATTCAATTTCTAATATTACAGGGAAAACCTTGCGGATGAATTACAAAAAAGACTTACCCAAACTAAAAGAAATATCCGATCGGGTATGTGAACAAATGGGATTACCTTTCTTGGAAGAAACAAAAGATTATGAAGCTAAACATTATTATAGTTGGTTGAATAATCGTTTATCCGACCGAGAAATACTCATGAAAACAATCGATGCAATATTGCCGAGAATTAGCAATGTAGAGGATTTATTTAACTACCTTCAGGCAGTAGGCTATGATGTTAAGGGAGATATTAAGGGAAAAAATGATTTAGCTTTTACAATTCATCAAAAATTGTTTCGCAAAGTAGACGAAAATACGTTTGCTTTTCGAGTTCCCTACACTAAATCAATCGTTACAGTCGATAGAAATGATGTGGTTATTTCAACCACAAAAAAAGGTATTCAAATAGCGGAATTTAGTATAAAAGACCCTAATAAAGTAATTCAATTAGAAGATGAAAATGGGACAAGAAAGATTAGCTTTGATTATTTAAAGGGGCTGGTTGAAGATAAGACGCAAAAAAACAACCGCCAAATATCCGTTAAATTACCTAAAGGGAAAAGATATTTAAGATTGAATCGTCTAAAAGATGAAAACTATAGCCTCGAAGGATTAAAAAAGAGGATTACTAACAAAAAAACAGATGTGGAAATCTTGAATCGAATTAAAGAATATCAAAATGGTGAACAAAAGGTACAGGATGACATCACCAAAGCATTTCTTAAAGATAACAAGATTAGTTTTCGTTATTCTGAAAGTGAATATGCGAATATGACAGGGTATCAAAAGTATGCGTTATATATGCAAGAAAACCTGCAAAGACGTTTCAATAGAATTTCTTTGATTTACCAATCCCCTGATTTAGAAAAAAAATTAAAAGAACTTAGTATTGAAGAAGAACAGATAAAAAAAGATTTTTCAAAAATCAGTAAAGAACTAAATCATGTGGATGCCATTTTGAAAAGGATGATGAAAGATGTTGCGATAGGAATGTTAGAAATGAATCAAGAAGAAATGGCTATATGGGCGAAAACACATCGAGAACCTTTGGTGCAACAAAAACGTACTATAACGGATAAATTAGGTGAAATTAAAAAAGGATGTAAAGAAATTGAAAAGAAGCTGCAAGAAGTTTATGGAAAGACAACGTTAGAAAAGAAGAAAGAGGAATTGGATATTTAA
- a CDS encoding DNA adenine methylase, whose amino-acid sequence MKNVLKYPGSKTRIAGWIVSYIPEHDVYLEPFFGGGAVFFNKKPSRIETINDLSLEVFNYFKVLRDRPEELIKLLELTPYCRQEYEESFQKTDDDVENARRFAVRCCQGFGCSNKYKNGFRSSIGHLSPRTTSLWNEFPKILQMASKRLQEAQIENQDALTLIERYNKKEVFIYADPPYPLILRKNYLYEYEMTDKQHIKLLEALKGHKGKVMISSYENNLYDEYLVGWRKEIKVTTAENSIKRTEAIYMNYGQDEVLSLF is encoded by the coding sequence ATGAAAAATGTTTTGAAATATCCCGGAAGTAAAACCAGGATAGCGGGCTGGATAGTGAGCTATATTCCTGAACATGATGTGTATTTAGAACCGTTCTTTGGTGGTGGAGCAGTGTTTTTTAACAAAAAGCCATCAAGGATTGAGACGATTAATGACTTAAGCTTGGAAGTGTTTAATTATTTTAAGGTTTTAAGAGATAGACCTGAAGAGTTGATTAAACTATTAGAATTAACACCATATTGTCGACAAGAATATGAAGAATCTTTTCAGAAAACGGATGACGATGTTGAGAATGCTAGACGGTTCGCTGTTCGATGCTGCCAAGGTTTTGGATGTAGCAACAAATATAAGAATGGTTTTCGATCTAGCATTGGTCATTTAAGCCCTAGAACTACTTCGTTGTGGAATGAATTTCCAAAAATTCTGCAAATGGCTTCTAAAAGGCTTCAAGAAGCACAAATTGAAAATCAAGACGCTTTAACTTTGATTGAAAGATATAACAAAAAAGAAGTATTTATTTATGCAGATCCACCATACCCTTTGATTTTAAGAAAGAATTATTTATATGAATATGAAATGACGGATAAACAACATATTAAGCTCCTGGAAGCTTTGAAGGGGCATAAAGGAAAAGTGATGATAAGCAGTTATGAAAATAATTTATATGATGAGTATTTAGTTGGTTGGAGAAAAGAAATTAAAGTAACTACTGCGGAAAATAGCATAAAGCGTACAGAAGCTATTTATATGAATTATGGGCAGGATGAAGTTTTAAGTTTGTTTTGA
- a CDS encoding single-stranded DNA-binding protein has product MSWITIFGRVCQDMQLEQTANGNHVVNFSIAEKDGKDKNNNTMTSFYRMVAYGKTAENLHHFIKKGDLLLVRGTGRMSTYMKNDKNMTVFTVTVDSYKFIPSMKTKLETKLENKEEDGNKDDEDKQEEKDEPDDTVVEESFDFEEWMDE; this is encoded by the coding sequence ATGAGTTGGATTACGATTTTTGGACGTGTATGTCAAGATATGCAGTTGGAACAAACTGCAAATGGAAATCATGTGGTGAATTTTAGTATTGCTGAAAAGGATGGAAAAGATAAAAATAACAATACAATGACAAGTTTTTATCGAATGGTAGCCTATGGGAAAACAGCAGAAAATTTACATCACTTTATTAAGAAAGGGGATTTATTGCTAGTTAGAGGAACAGGAAGGATGTCTACCTATATGAAAAATGACAAAAATATGACAGTCTTTACCGTTACGGTCGATAGCTACAAGTTCATTCCTAGCATGAAAACCAAATTAGAAACTAAGCTTGAAAATAAAGAGGAAGATGGAAATAAAGATGATGAAGATAAACAAGAAGAAAAGGATGAACCTGATGATACTGTAGTTGAAGAAAGTTTTGATTTCGAGGAATGGATGGATGAATGA
- a CDS encoding VirD4-like conjugal transfer protein, CD1115 family has protein sequence MKDYFKNNPVNPILILIFGLLFILGNRYGLLILEELNRGTFLLFSIINATLQLLPSILTRIEVSFHPLAIILGTSFVALAWLGLAIIEMNRKNYRPKEEHGSARYGRIEKEGSPLKNEEDEKYNVIYSQNIQVSMDTRKTFLNNNTLTIGGSGSGKTRFHVKPNILNLACNYIITDPKDTLCKEVGNVFYKAGYDMKYLNLIEFSKSMHYNPFNYIYSAEDILKFVNNLISSTNKEVQTSGGDGFFEKAEIALLTACIFLIFATTSEDDPLRNMNELMDLIDMASASEEDENQQSQLDLIFNHVEEYVKNQLKLRKLSKISYEFLALRQYNIYKKAAGKTAKSILISIGVRMAVFNLPQLAELLKYDELNLESIGNPHIQPKYDDNHQQCQDSDGHLVYLDVNGEDCICEDGKYINCSNHEETAPALQKTVLFVSISDSDSSFNFLATMIYQQLFDLLYRQADARVGGTLPIHTRFCLDEFANISKINDFEKKIATMRSREISVDCILQNLAQLKNLYKETWETIEGNCDVTLFLGGKEYSTLERLSKIIGNTTVDHLSINESYSSSGGSYSKSNQIVSRALLSPDEIGRLPTDECLIHIRGQHIFRDKKFDLFQHENIVDTADFDKKNEFDTSKFKEFAEKKGIMELIEEIDQLFDGQGYVNTKMNAISNLEVQL, from the coding sequence ATGAAAGATTATTTTAAAAACAATCCAGTTAATCCGATATTAATTCTTATATTTGGCTTGTTGTTTATTTTAGGGAATAGGTATGGTTTATTGATTTTAGAAGAATTGAATAGGGGAACATTTTTGCTATTTTCAATTATAAATGCAACCTTGCAGTTGTTACCATCAATTTTGACAAGGATTGAGGTATCATTTCATCCTCTTGCAATTATTTTAGGTACTTCATTTGTGGCTTTAGCATGGTTAGGTTTAGCCATTATCGAAATGAATCGAAAGAATTATCGTCCTAAAGAAGAACATGGGTCAGCACGCTATGGACGTATTGAAAAAGAGGGAAGCCCGTTAAAAAACGAAGAAGATGAAAAATATAATGTGATTTATTCTCAAAATATACAAGTATCCATGGATACGAGAAAAACATTTTTGAATAATAACACCTTAACGATTGGTGGTTCGGGGTCCGGTAAAACACGTTTCCATGTCAAGCCAAACATTTTAAATTTAGCTTGTAATTATATTATTACCGACCCGAAAGACACCTTATGTAAGGAAGTAGGAAATGTATTCTACAAAGCAGGATATGATATGAAATACTTGAATTTAATCGAATTTTCAAAATCAATGCACTACAATCCCTTCAATTATATTTATAGTGCAGAGGATATTTTGAAATTTGTTAATAACCTAATTTCAAGTACAAATAAAGAAGTACAAACCAGTGGGGGAGATGGCTTTTTTGAAAAAGCCGAAATTGCCTTGTTGACAGCTTGTATCTTTTTGATATTCGCTACAACAAGTGAAGATGACCCTTTGAGAAACATGAACGAATTAATGGATTTAATTGATATGGCGAGTGCAAGTGAAGAAGATGAAAATCAACAATCCCAGTTGGATTTAATATTTAATCATGTAGAAGAATACGTTAAAAACCAATTAAAACTAAGAAAATTATCAAAAATATCCTATGAATTTTTAGCGTTAAGACAGTATAACATCTACAAAAAAGCAGCTGGAAAAACGGCTAAAAGCATTTTGATTTCCATTGGTGTACGTATGGCAGTATTTAATCTGCCACAACTTGCCGAATTATTAAAGTACGATGAATTGAATTTAGAAAGTATTGGAAATCCACATATTCAACCAAAATATGATGATAATCATCAACAATGTCAAGATAGCGATGGTCATTTAGTCTATTTAGATGTGAATGGTGAGGATTGTATTTGTGAAGATGGTAAATACATTAACTGTAGCAATCATGAGGAAACGGCTCCTGCACTTCAAAAGACAGTGCTGTTTGTTTCTATTAGTGATAGTGATAGTAGTTTCAATTTTTTAGCAACCATGATATATCAACAATTATTTGACTTGTTATATAGACAAGCGGATGCACGAGTTGGGGGTACGCTACCTATTCATACACGATTTTGTTTAGACGAATTCGCAAATATTTCTAAAATTAATGATTTTGAAAAGAAAATTGCAACTATGCGTTCAAGAGAAATCAGTGTTGACTGTATCTTACAAAATCTAGCTCAACTAAAAAACTTGTATAAAGAAACATGGGAAACCATTGAAGGAAATTGTGATGTTACTTTATTTTTGGGGGGAAAAGAATATTCAACACTGGAAAGATTATCGAAAATTATCGGTAATACAACCGTTGACCATCTAAGCATAAATGAAAGCTATTCATCTAGTGGGGGTAGCTATTCTAAGTCTAATCAGATTGTTAGTCGAGCATTGTTATCACCGGATGAAATAGGAAGATTGCCAACGGATGAATGTTTAATTCATATTCGTGGGCAACACATCTTCAGAGATAAGAAATTCGATTTATTCCAACATGAGAATATTGTTGATACAGCAGATTTTGATAAGAAGAATGAATTTGATACATCGAAATTCAAAGAATTTGCGGAAAAGAAAGGAATTATGGAGCTAATAGAAGAAATAGACCAATTATTTGATGGTCAGGGTTATGTTAATACAAAAATGAATGCAATTTCTAATTTAGAAGTACAACTTTAG
- a CDS encoding ParB/RepB/Spo0J family partition protein, with translation MSLRELINGEKRKIHKLDLNEIEKSNKNFYEAVNEEDYNLKVEAIKESILEIGLINPITVFKKENGKYEIISGHTRYNAVLQLSESGLIDSKIECIIQENFDEESHLKQIIESNIQRQKNEETNKIEFDFFEKEYEKLVQENRRPEGKKDDWIAKKLGISSRTVRRRRHHFNQDANDNQSNSITSNEVDMKKLIKKAIKILEKIRKNEDEIEREFNVDEINSMIELINILKNKVE, from the coding sequence ATGAGTTTAAGAGAATTAATAAATGGCGAAAAAAGAAAAATACACAAGTTAGATTTAAATGAAATCGAAAAGTCTAACAAGAATTTTTACGAAGCAGTCAACGAAGAAGATTATAATTTGAAAGTCGAAGCAATCAAGGAATCAATCCTGGAAATTGGATTGATTAATCCAATTACCGTTTTCAAAAAAGAAAATGGGAAATACGAAATAATCAGTGGACATACACGATATAACGCTGTGTTGCAATTAAGCGAAAGCGGATTAATTGACAGCAAAATTGAATGTATCATTCAAGAAAATTTCGACGAAGAAAGTCATTTGAAACAAATTATCGAAAGTAACATACAGCGACAAAAAAATGAAGAAACCAATAAAATCGAATTTGATTTTTTTGAAAAAGAGTATGAAAAATTGGTACAAGAAAATCGAAGACCTGAGGGAAAAAAAGATGATTGGATTGCTAAAAAATTAGGTATATCATCCAGAACGGTTAGAAGAAGGAGACATCATTTTAATCAAGATGCAAACGATAATCAATCTAATTCAATAACAAGTAATGAAGTAGACATGAAAAAATTAATCAAAAAAGCGATTAAAATTTTAGAAAAAATAAGAAAGAATGAGGATGAAATAGAAAGAGAATTTAATGTTGATGAAATAAATTCTATGATTGAACTAATTAATATTTTGAAAAATAAAGTGGAGTAA
- a CDS encoding type IV secretion system protein, which produces MDFLDNFGTTIVGVLLDITKAFEGLMDELKVTPKEFLGGGMWKTTQSISELLKPIAWTLLILFFLLELMEQLKKKDMQQDEAMYEITWILVKLAIAKLIADNVADIINLIFATSKNMVTTLEKGKALVTVGQDTSKMQTFMDKIEQTYNGWNKGLGDKLINYLLVTIMKLGSDILKVLAKIVIQIRNIEIYVHIALGSIISSTIISKEYNDIFKRWIKKLVALALQVILISVCILVYYQYINVIDYPSDINGMWIIIGGQILLVMSMFQTGGWAKSLLGV; this is translated from the coding sequence ATGGATTTTTTAGACAATTTTGGAACAACCATTGTTGGCGTGTTGTTGGATATTACTAAAGCCTTTGAGGGCTTAATGGATGAATTAAAAGTTACCCCTAAAGAATTTTTAGGTGGTGGTATGTGGAAAACAACACAAAGTATCTCAGAACTGTTAAAACCAATCGCATGGACGTTGTTAATCTTGTTTTTTCTATTAGAATTGATGGAACAGTTAAAGAAAAAAGATATGCAACAAGATGAGGCTATGTATGAAATCACGTGGATTTTAGTGAAATTAGCCATCGCTAAATTAATAGCCGACAATGTGGCAGATATTATTAATTTAATTTTTGCAACTAGTAAAAATATGGTGACAACTTTAGAAAAGGGGAAAGCGTTGGTCACGGTTGGTCAAGACACCAGTAAAATGCAAACATTCATGGATAAAATCGAACAAACCTATAATGGGTGGAATAAAGGCTTAGGTGATAAATTAATCAATTATTTGTTAGTGACCATCATGAAATTAGGATCAGATATTTTGAAGGTATTAGCAAAGATTGTTATTCAAATACGTAATATTGAAATTTACGTCCATATAGCCTTAGGTTCAATCATTTCTTCAACCATTATTTCAAAAGAATACAATGATATTTTTAAACGTTGGATTAAGAAATTAGTGGCTTTAGCCTTGCAAGTCATACTCATTTCAGTATGTATTCTTGTTTATTATCAATATATCAATGTTATAGATTATCCAAGTGATATTAATGGAATGTGGATTATCATAGGCGGTCAGATTTTGTTAGTCATGTCAATGTTTCAAACTGGTGGATGGGCAAAAAGCCTGTTAGGTGTATAG
- a CDS encoding PrgI family protein has translation MLFQPIPAEIQTYRKKFILGLTDKQVLFFLVGCLLAIPIYYFGKFFLPESILFLLIVAVVIVPLWLGFCTYEGLPSDEYFKILLNYYRKTRTPLMYEDGEGLERKGYVISKKQRAKLRREIRWYKKVGEH, from the coding sequence ATGTTATTTCAACCAATTCCAGCGGAAATACAAACCTATCGAAAAAAATTCATTTTAGGTTTGACCGACAAACAAGTATTGTTTTTTCTGGTTGGCTGCCTATTAGCCATTCCAATATATTATTTTGGAAAATTCTTTTTACCAGAATCAATACTGTTTTTGTTAATTGTAGCGGTGGTTATTGTACCGCTATGGTTAGGTTTTTGCACTTATGAAGGATTACCCTCAGATGAATATTTTAAAATCTTGTTAAATTATTACCGCAAAACTAGAACACCATTAATGTATGAAGATGGAGAAGGATTAGAAAGGAAAGGATATGTTATTTCAAAGAAACAAAGAGCGAAACTTAGAAGAGAAATACGATGGTATAAAAAAGTTGGAGAACACTAA